GGGTGTTTGTCGTTTGACAACGGCAAACACTCTTGCTATTAATTTGTTTCTAATAATGTTAACGGTACTCATTTTACTTTTGCCTTGTTTTATTCTTTTATGATAGTATAATTTCATTTCTGGGTTATGTTGTATAGCAGAAATAGCGCACATATTAATAATTGCTTTCAATTTTTTATTAGCCAAATGAGAGACTTTTGTACGTCCTTTAATACTAGTTCCAGATTGGTAAGGAAAAGGAGCAACACCACAATAAGAGGCAAACTTTCTCCAGTTTTCAAATTTTGAAAAATTGTCAGTAAACACAATCATCATTATAGCAGTTTGCATTCCTATACCTTTAACACTAGTAACAAGTTTATAGGTTTCTTTTAACATTATATTTTGGTCAATAATAGCTTGCATTTGAGTATTAATCTTGTGTATTTGTTTGGTTAGTTCTGCAATCATTTTTTGTTGAACGTCAAAGATTATTTTATACTCTTTTGCTTTATAAATTCTTT
This window of the Flavobacteriaceae bacterium genome carries:
- a CDS encoding transposase; protein product: MKTNEIIGIDVSKLLIDVCIYSKQIVQQFENSKSGFKLMLKWSFKNSSFSKEETMFVFEHTGMYSHLLSVSLTEQKLSFFIASGLEIKRSIGIARGKDDQIDAKRIALYGYRLKEELKPSKLPKRSILQLKSLLSLRTKLNKQRAGFKVTLKEQKRIYKAKEYKIIFDVQQKMIAELTKQIHKINTQMQAIIDQNIMLKETYKLVTSVKGIGMQTAIMMIVFTDNFSKFENWRKFASYCGVAPFPYQSGTSIKGRTKVSHLANKKLKAIINMCAISAIQHNPEMKLYYHKRIKQGKSKMSTVNIIRNKLIARVFAVVKRQTPYVDTFKFAA